The following are from one region of the Corylus avellana chromosome ca1, CavTom2PMs-1.0 genome:
- the LOC132188717 gene encoding uclacyanin-3-like encodes MAMQITLLILMLATPVAYGVQHIVGGSTGWNQAGDYVTWAAGEKFVVGDTLLFTYDSSHKVDVVSQADYTACNSGNAINSYQDGNTTVALSTAGSMYFICPTAGHCSGGMKLAVTVTAANPPSTSPTTPSPPGTPPTTTTPSPPGTTTSPPPPPRSNGAASIYCNMMFGFSVVLGTMFAFMG; translated from the exons ATGGCCATGCAAATTACGCTTCTGATTCTCATGCTGGCCACGCCGGTTGCCTACGGAGTGCAGCACATTGTTGGCGGCAGCACCGGCTGGAATCAAGCAGGAGATTACGTCACCTGGGCTGCCGGTGAAAAATTTGTTGTTGGTGACActcttt TGTTCACCTACGACAGTAGCCACAAAGTGGATGTTGTGAGCCAGGCTGACTACACCGCTTGCAACTCTGGCAATGCCATCAACTCCTACCAAGACGGAAACACAACAGTCGCCCTCTCCACGGCTGGCTCAATGTACTTCATATGTCCAACCGCCGGCCACTGCAGCGGGGGGATGAAGCTAGCGGTCACTGTCACTGCCGCAAATCCACCCAGTACCTCTCCCACAACCCCGTCGCCTCCAGGCACTCCTCCGACCACCACCACCCCGTCGCCTCCAGGCACTACCACCtcaccgccaccgccaccacGGTCTAATGGAGCAGCTAGCATTTATTGTAACATGATGTTCGGGTTCTCAGTCGTGCTAGGGACCATGTTTGCATTCATGGGCTAG